From one Mycolicibacterium sp. HK-90 genomic stretch:
- a CDS encoding DUF1772 domain-containing protein, whose amino-acid sequence MTEIVQVLAVLSVGSLIGVEFAVTAFFHPILERLPEPAYAQARSASARILGRVMPFWYGVAVLSVVAAAVIRPGPLVIAAVAGLVLVMLLTLAVLVPINNRVGAWSSDDVSRAEARRWDRLHWVRVGLLAVVCVLLVLVAGAW is encoded by the coding sequence GTGACGGAAATCGTGCAAGTCCTCGCCGTGCTGTCGGTCGGTTCGCTGATCGGCGTCGAGTTCGCTGTCACGGCGTTCTTTCACCCGATCCTGGAGCGGCTGCCGGAACCGGCCTATGCGCAGGCGCGCAGCGCGAGTGCGCGAATTCTCGGCAGGGTGATGCCGTTCTGGTACGGCGTGGCCGTGCTTTCGGTCGTCGCGGCGGCGGTCATCCGGCCCGGGCCCCTGGTGATCGCGGCGGTGGCGGGCCTGGTGTTGGTGATGCTGTTGACGCTCGCGGTGCTGGTGCCGATCAACAACCGCGTAGGCGCCTGGTCGAGCGACGACGTCTCGCGTGCCGAAGCCCGGCGCTGGGACCGGCTGCACTGGGTGCGGGTCGGGCTGCTGGCGGTGGTGTGCGTGCTGTTGGTGCTCGTCGCGGGTGCGTGGTGA
- the rplJ gene encoding 50S ribosomal protein L10, protein MAKPDKATAVADIAEQFKASTATVVTEYRGLTVANLAELRRSLGASATYTVAKNTLVKRAASEAGIEGLDELFAGPTAIAFVQGEPVDAAKAIKKFAKDNKALVIKGGYMDGKALSVAEVEKIADLESREVLLAKLAGAMKGNLSKAAGLFNAPASQVARLAAALQEKKAASEAA, encoded by the coding sequence ATGGCCAAGCCTGACAAGGCCACGGCGGTTGCCGACATTGCTGAGCAGTTCAAGGCGTCGACGGCCACCGTCGTCACCGAGTACCGCGGGCTGACTGTGGCGAACCTGGCTGAGCTGCGTCGTTCCCTCGGCGCCTCCGCCACGTACACCGTCGCCAAGAACACTCTGGTGAAGCGCGCCGCGTCCGAAGCCGGCATTGAAGGCCTCGACGAGCTGTTCGCCGGTCCCACGGCGATCGCGTTCGTCCAGGGTGAGCCCGTTGACGCCGCCAAGGCGATCAAGAAGTTCGCCAAGGACAACAAGGCGCTCGTCATCAAGGGCGGCTACATGGACGGCAAGGCGCTGTCCGTGGCCGAGGTCGAGAAGATCGCCGACCTCGAGTCGCGCGAGGTCCTGCTCGCCAAGCTGGCAGGTGCCATGAAGGGCAACCTGTCCAAGGCCGCAGGCCTGTTCAACGCTCCTGCTTCTCAGGTGGCCCGCCTCGCCGCGGCGCTGCAGGAGAAGAAGGCTGCCAGCGAAGCTGCCTAG
- the rplL gene encoding 50S ribosomal protein L7/L12 has product MAKLSTDELLDAFKEMTLLELSEFVKQFEEVFEVTAAAPVAVAAAGAAPAAAEAGEEQSEFDVILEGAGDKKIGVIKVVREIVSGLGLKEAKDLVDGAPKPLLEKVTKEAAEDAKAKLEAAGASVTVK; this is encoded by the coding sequence ATGGCCAAGCTGTCCACTGACGAACTGCTCGACGCGTTCAAGGAAATGACCCTGCTGGAGCTCTCTGAGTTCGTGAAGCAGTTCGAAGAGGTCTTCGAGGTCACCGCCGCTGCTCCGGTTGCCGTTGCCGCTGCCGGTGCCGCCCCCGCCGCCGCCGAGGCCGGCGAGGAGCAGTCCGAGTTCGACGTCATCCTCGAGGGTGCCGGCGACAAGAAGATCGGTGTCATCAAGGTCGTCCGCGAGATCGTCTCCGGCCTGGGCCTGAAGGAAGCCAAGGATCTGGTCGACGGCGCTCCCAAGCCGCTGCTGGAGAAGGTCACCAAGGAGGCCGCCGAGGACGCCAAGGCAAAGCTCGAGGCTGCCGGCGCCAGCGTCACCGTCAAGTAG
- a CDS encoding ABC transporter ATP-binding protein, which translates to MGVQIDVTGLSKSFGSSKIWEDVTMSIPAGEVSVLLGPSGTGKSVFLKSLIGLLRPERGSIVIDGTDILQCSAKELYEIRTLFGVLFQDGALFGSMNIYDNTAFPLREHTKKSESEIRNIVMEKLELVGMPNDGHKFPGEISGGMRKRAGLARALVLDPQIILCDEPDSGLDPVRTAYLSQLLIDINAQIDATVLIVTHNINIARTVPDNIGMLFRKQLVMFGPREVLLTSEEPVVKQFLNGRRIGPIGMSEEKDEATAAAEQAMLDRGQHDGGVEEIEGVPPQLTATPGMPERAGVARRQARVREILHTLPPAAQAAILDDLEGTHKYAVHEFGDEPTARHQRPVEDDAPTGAIEVPHQS; encoded by the coding sequence ATGGGCGTCCAGATCGATGTGACGGGACTGAGCAAATCTTTCGGATCCTCAAAGATTTGGGAAGACGTCACGATGTCGATTCCCGCCGGCGAGGTCAGCGTGCTCCTGGGCCCGTCCGGTACCGGTAAGTCGGTGTTCCTGAAGTCGCTGATCGGCCTGCTGCGCCCGGAGCGCGGCTCGATCGTCATCGACGGCACGGACATCCTGCAGTGCTCGGCCAAGGAGCTCTACGAGATCCGGACCCTGTTCGGGGTGCTGTTCCAGGACGGCGCGCTGTTCGGCTCGATGAACATCTACGACAACACCGCCTTCCCGTTGCGCGAGCACACGAAGAAGAGCGAGAGCGAAATCCGCAACATCGTGATGGAGAAGCTCGAGCTCGTCGGTATGCCCAACGACGGCCACAAGTTCCCCGGTGAGATCTCCGGCGGTATGCGCAAGCGCGCCGGCCTGGCCCGCGCCCTGGTGCTCGACCCGCAGATCATCCTGTGTGACGAGCCGGACTCCGGTCTGGACCCGGTGCGTACCGCCTACCTGTCGCAGCTGCTGATCGACATCAACGCGCAGATCGACGCGACCGTGCTGATCGTGACGCACAACATCAACATCGCCCGTACCGTGCCGGACAACATCGGCATGCTGTTCCGCAAGCAGCTGGTCATGTTCGGCCCTCGCGAGGTGCTGCTGACCAGCGAGGAGCCCGTCGTCAAGCAGTTCCTCAACGGTCGCCGTATCGGTCCGATCGGTATGTCGGAGGAGAAGGACGAGGCGACCGCGGCCGCCGAGCAGGCCATGCTCGACCGTGGCCAGCACGACGGTGGTGTGGAGGAGATCGAGGGCGTGCCGCCGCAGCTCACCGCGACCCCGGGTATGCCGGAGCGTGCGGGTGTGGCCCGCCGTCAGGCCCGGGTGCGCGAGATCCTGCACACCCTGCCGCCGGCTGCTCAGGCCGCGATCCTGGACGACCTGGAGGGCACCCACAAGTACGCGGTGCACGAGTTCGGCGACGAGCCCACCGCGCGCCACCAGCGCCCGGTCGAGGACGACGCCCCGACCGGCGCCATCGAGGTGCCTCACCAGAGTTGA
- a CDS encoding DNA-directed RNA polymerase subunit beta yields the protein MLEGCILAVSSQSKSANAITNNSVPGAPNRVSFAKLREPLEVPGLLDVQTDSFDWLVGSDEWRQKAVDRGETDPKGGLEEVLEELSPIEDFSGSMSLSFSDPRFDEVKAPVDECKDKDMTYAAPLFVTAEFINNNTGEIKSQTVFMGDFPMMTEKGTFIINGTERVVVSQLVRSPGVYFDESIDKSTEKTLHSVKVIPGRGAWLEFDVDKRDTVGVRIDRKRRQPVTVLLKALGWTSEQITERFGFSEIMMGTLEKDSTAGPDEALLDIYRKLRPGEPPTKESAQTLLENLFFKEKRYDLARVGRYKVNKKLGLNAGQPITSSTLTEEDVVATIEYLVRLHEGQTSMTVPGGVEVPVEVDDIDHFGNRRLRTVGELIQNQIRVGLSRMERVVRERMTTQDVEAITPQTLINIRPVVAAIKEFFGTSQLSQFMDQNNPLSGLTHKRRLSALGPGGLSRERAGLEVRDVHSSHYGRMCPIETPEGPNIGLIGSLSVYARVNPFGFIETPYRKVVDGVVTDQIDYLTADEEDRHVVAQANSPIDADGSFTEDRVMVRRKGGEVENVAPSDVDYMDVSPRQMVSVATAMIPFLEHDDANRALMGANMQRQAVPLVRSEAPLVGTGMELRAAIDAGDVIVSEKAGVVEEVSADYITVMADDGSRHTYRMRKFARSNHGTCANQRPIVDAGQRVEAGQVVADGPCTENGEMALGKNLLVAIMPWEGHNYEDAIILSNRLVEEDVLTSIHIEEHEIDARDTKLGAEEITRDIPNVSDEVLADLDERGIVRIGAEVRDGDILVGKVTPKGETELTPEERLLRAIFGEKAREVRDTSLKVPHGESGKVIGIRVFSREDDDELPAGVNELVRVYVAQKRKISDGDKLAGRHGNKGVIGKILPVEDMPFMPDGTPVDIILNTHGVPRRMNIGQILETHLGWVAKAGWNIDVAEGTPEWASRLPDGLHSAPVDSIVSTPVFDGAREEELAGLLGSTLPNRDGDVMVNADGKATLFDGRSGEPFPYPVTVGYMYILKLHHLVDDKIHARSTGPYSMITQQPLGGKAQFGGQRFGEMECWAMQAYGAAYTLQELLTIKSDDTVGRVKVYEAIVKGENIPEPGIPESFKVLLKELQSLCLNVEVLSSDGAAIEMRDGDDEDLERAAANLGINLSRNESASVEDLA from the coding sequence GTGCTGGAAGGATGCATCTTGGCAGTCTCTAGCCAGAGCAAGTCAGCGAACGCTATCACCAATAACTCCGTCCCAGGAGCACCGAACCGAGTTTCATTTGCCAAGCTCCGCGAACCGCTTGAGGTTCCGGGGCTGCTCGACGTTCAGACGGATTCCTTCGACTGGCTCGTGGGTTCGGATGAGTGGCGGCAGAAGGCCGTCGATCGCGGTGAGACCGACCCGAAGGGCGGCCTCGAAGAGGTGCTCGAAGAGCTCTCGCCGATCGAGGATTTCTCGGGCTCGATGTCGCTGAGCTTCTCCGACCCGCGCTTCGACGAGGTCAAGGCGCCGGTGGACGAGTGCAAAGACAAGGACATGACGTACGCGGCCCCGCTGTTCGTCACGGCCGAGTTCATCAACAACAACACCGGTGAGATCAAGAGCCAGACGGTCTTCATGGGTGATTTCCCGATGATGACTGAGAAGGGCACCTTCATCATCAACGGCACCGAGCGTGTCGTGGTGAGCCAGCTCGTGCGCTCTCCCGGTGTGTACTTCGACGAGAGCATCGACAAGTCCACCGAGAAGACGCTGCACAGCGTCAAGGTGATCCCCGGCCGCGGTGCGTGGCTGGAGTTCGACGTCGACAAGCGCGACACCGTCGGTGTGCGCATCGACCGCAAGCGTCGTCAGCCGGTCACCGTGCTGCTGAAGGCGCTGGGCTGGACCAGCGAGCAGATCACCGAGCGCTTCGGCTTCTCCGAGATCATGATGGGCACCCTCGAGAAGGACAGCACCGCCGGTCCCGACGAGGCGCTGCTGGACATCTACCGGAAGCTGCGTCCGGGCGAGCCGCCGACCAAGGAGTCCGCGCAGACCCTGCTGGAGAACCTGTTCTTCAAGGAGAAGCGCTACGACCTGGCCCGCGTGGGTCGCTACAAGGTCAACAAGAAGCTGGGCCTGAACGCCGGCCAGCCGATCACGTCGTCGACCCTCACCGAGGAAGACGTCGTCGCCACAATCGAGTACCTGGTGCGCCTGCACGAGGGCCAGACCTCGATGACCGTGCCCGGCGGCGTCGAGGTTCCCGTCGAGGTGGACGACATCGACCACTTCGGCAACCGTCGTCTGCGCACCGTGGGTGAGCTGATCCAGAACCAGATCCGGGTCGGCCTCTCCCGTATGGAGCGTGTCGTGCGTGAGCGCATGACCACCCAGGACGTCGAGGCGATCACGCCGCAGACCCTGATCAACATCCGTCCCGTCGTGGCGGCGATCAAGGAGTTCTTCGGCACCAGCCAGCTGTCGCAGTTCATGGACCAGAACAACCCGCTGTCGGGTCTGACCCACAAGCGTCGTCTGTCGGCGCTGGGCCCCGGCGGTCTGTCCCGTGAGCGTGCCGGCCTTGAGGTCCGCGACGTGCACTCCAGCCACTACGGCCGCATGTGCCCGATCGAGACCCCTGAGGGTCCGAACATCGGTCTGATCGGTTCGCTGTCGGTGTACGCCCGGGTCAACCCGTTCGGCTTCATCGAGACTCCGTACCGCAAGGTCGTCGACGGTGTGGTCACCGACCAGATCGACTACCTGACCGCCGACGAGGAGGACCGCCACGTCGTGGCGCAGGCCAACTCGCCAATCGACGCGGACGGCAGCTTCACCGAGGACCGTGTGATGGTCCGTCGTAAGGGCGGCGAGGTCGAGAACGTGGCCCCGTCCGACGTCGACTACATGGATGTCTCGCCGCGCCAGATGGTGTCTGTCGCGACCGCGATGATCCCGTTCCTCGAGCACGACGACGCCAACCGCGCCCTGATGGGTGCCAACATGCAGCGCCAGGCGGTTCCGCTGGTGCGCAGCGAGGCCCCGCTGGTCGGTACGGGTATGGAGCTGCGCGCCGCGATCGACGCCGGCGACGTCATCGTCTCGGAGAAGGCGGGTGTCGTCGAGGAGGTCTCGGCCGACTACATCACCGTGATGGCCGACGACGGCAGCCGGCACACCTACCGGATGCGTAAGTTCGCCCGGTCCAACCACGGCACCTGCGCCAACCAGCGTCCGATCGTGGACGCCGGGCAGCGTGTCGAGGCCGGCCAGGTCGTCGCCGACGGTCCCTGCACCGAGAACGGTGAGATGGCCCTGGGCAAGAACCTGCTCGTGGCGATCATGCCGTGGGAGGGCCACAACTACGAGGACGCGATCATCCTCTCGAACCGCCTGGTCGAAGAGGACGTGCTCACCTCGATTCACATCGAAGAGCACGAGATCGATGCCCGCGACACCAAGCTGGGCGCCGAGGAGATCACCCGGGACATCCCGAACGTCTCCGATGAGGTGCTGGCCGATCTCGACGAGCGCGGCATCGTCCGCATCGGCGCCGAGGTCCGCGACGGCGACATCCTGGTCGGCAAGGTCACCCCGAAGGGTGAGACCGAGCTGACCCCGGAAGAGCGCCTGCTGCGTGCCATCTTCGGTGAGAAGGCCCGCGAGGTCCGCGACACCTCGCTGAAGGTGCCCCACGGTGAGTCCGGCAAGGTCATCGGCATCCGCGTGTTCTCCCGTGAGGACGACGACGAGCTGCCCGCCGGCGTCAACGAACTGGTCCGCGTCTACGTGGCCCAGAAGCGCAAGATCTCCGACGGCGACAAGCTCGCCGGACGCCACGGCAACAAGGGCGTCATCGGCAAGATCCTGCCTGTCGAGGACATGCCGTTCATGCCCGATGGCACCCCGGTGGACATCATCCTGAACACCCACGGTGTGCCGCGTCGTATGAACATCGGCCAGATCCTGGAAACCCACCTCGGGTGGGTGGCCAAGGCCGGCTGGAACATCGATGTGGCCGAAGGAACGCCGGAATGGGCGAGCAGGCTGCCTGACGGTCTGCACTCGGCCCCCGTCGACAGCATCGTCAGCACCCCGGTGTTCGACGGCGCCCGCGAAGAGGAGCTGGCCGGCTTGCTCGGCTCGACGCTGCCCAACCGTGACGGCGACGTCATGGTGAATGCCGACGGCAAGGCGACGTTGTTCGACGGCCGCAGTGGCGAACCGTTCCCGTACCCGGTGACGGTCGGCTACATGTACATCCTCAAGCTGCACCACCTGGTGGACGACAAGATCCACGCCCGCTCCACCGGCCCGTACTCGATGATCACCCAGCAGCCGCTCGGTGGTAAGGCTCAGTTCGGTGGTCAGCGATTCGGTGAGATGGAATGTTGGGCCATGCAGGCGTACGGCGCTGCCTACACCCTGCAGGAGCTGCTGACCATCAAGTCCGACGACACGGTCGGCCGCGTGAAGGTGTACGAGGCCATCGTCAAGGGCGAGAACATCCCTGAACCCGGTATCCCCGAGTCGTTCAAGGTGCTTCTCAAGGAGCTGCAGTCGCTGTGCCTCAACGTTGAGGTGCTCTCCAGCGACGGCGCGGCGATCGAGATGCGTGACGGTGACGACGAGGACCTGGAGCGTGCCGCTGCCAACCTCGGTATCAACCTGTCGCGCAACGAGTCCGCCTCTGTCGAAGATCTCGCCTGA
- a CDS encoding DNA-directed RNA polymerase subunit beta', whose product MLDVNFFDELRIGLATADDIRNWSFGEVKKPETINYRTLKPEKDGLFCEKIFGPTRDWECYCGKYKRVRFKGIICERCGVEVTRAKVRRERMGHIELAAPVTHIWYFKGVPSRLGYLLDLAPKDLEKIIYFAAYVITSVDDEMRHNELSTLEAEMAVERKAVEDQRDSDLEARAQKLEADLAELEAEGAKSDVRRKVRDGGEREMRQLRDRAQRELDRLDEIWTTFTKLAPKQLIVDEVLYRELQDRYGEYFTGAMGAESIKKLIENFDIEAEAENLRETIRSGKGQKKLRALKRLKVVAAFQQSGNSPLGMVLDAVPVIPPELRPMVQLDGGRFATSDLNDLYRRVINRNNRLKRLIDLGAPEIIVNNEKRMLQESVDALFDNGRRGRPVTGPGNRPLKSLSDLLKGKQGRFRQNLLGKRVDYSGRSVIVVGPQLKLHQCGLPKLMALELFKPFVMKRLVDLNHAQNIKSAKRMVERQRPQVWDVLEEVIAEHPVLLNRAPTLHRLGIQAFEPQLVEGKAIQLHPLVCEAFNADFDGDQMAVHLPLSAEAQAEARILMLSSNNILSPASGKPLAMPRLDMVTGLYFLTTEVEGDTGEYVAAGKDSPEQGVYSSPAEAIMALDRGALSVRAKIKVRLTDARPPADVEAELFENGWKPGDAWTADTTLGRVLFNELLPKGYPFVNEQMHKKVQARIINDLAERFPMIVVAQTVDKLKDAGFHWATRSGVTVSMADVLVPPQKQEILERHEAEAEAIERKYQRGALNHNERNESLVKIWQDATEEVGKALEEYYPADNPIITIVKSGATGNLTQTRTLAGMKGLVTNPKGEFIPRPIKSSFREGLTVLEYFINTHGARKGLADTALRTADSGYLTRRLVDVSQDVIVRETDCETERGITVHLAERAADGSLIRDAHVETSAFARTLATDAVDADGNVVVERGHDLGDPAIDALLAAGITQVKVRSVLTCASAAGVCAKCYGRSMATGKLVDIGEAVGIVAAQSIGEPGTQLTMRTFHQGGVTGGADIVGGLPRVQELFEARIPRNKAPIADVAGRVRLEESDKFFKITIVPDDGGEEVVYDKLSKRQRLRVLTHEDGSEGVLSDGDHVEVGDQLMEGSADPHEVLRVQGPREVQIHLVKEVQEVYRAQGVSIHDKHIEVIVRQMLRRVTIIDSGATEFLPGSLTERAEFEAENRRVVAEGGEPAAGRPVLMGITKASLATDSWLSAASFQETTRVLTDAAINCRSDKLQGLKENVIIGKLIPAGTGINRYRNIQVQPTEEARAAAYTIPSYEDQYYSPDFGQATGAAVPLDDYGYSDYR is encoded by the coding sequence GTGCTAGACGTCAACTTCTTCGATGAACTCCGCATCGGCCTCGCCACCGCGGACGACATCCGTAACTGGTCCTTCGGCGAGGTCAAGAAGCCGGAGACCATCAACTACCGCACGCTCAAGCCTGAAAAGGACGGCCTGTTCTGCGAGAAGATCTTCGGACCGACTCGCGACTGGGAGTGCTACTGCGGTAAGTACAAGCGCGTCCGGTTCAAGGGCATCATCTGTGAGCGCTGCGGCGTCGAGGTGACCCGCGCCAAGGTGCGCCGTGAGCGGATGGGCCACATCGAGCTGGCCGCACCCGTCACGCACATCTGGTACTTCAAGGGTGTTCCGTCGCGGTTGGGCTACCTGCTCGATCTGGCCCCGAAGGATCTGGAAAAGATCATCTACTTCGCGGCCTACGTGATCACCTCGGTCGACGACGAGATGCGCCACAACGAGCTGTCCACGCTCGAGGCCGAGATGGCCGTCGAGCGCAAGGCCGTCGAGGATCAGCGCGACTCCGACCTGGAGGCCCGGGCCCAGAAGCTCGAGGCCGACCTGGCCGAGCTCGAAGCCGAGGGTGCCAAGTCCGACGTGCGCCGCAAGGTGCGCGACGGCGGCGAGCGTGAGATGCGTCAGCTCCGCGACCGGGCCCAGCGTGAGCTGGACCGGCTCGACGAGATCTGGACCACCTTCACCAAGCTGGCCCCCAAGCAGCTCATCGTCGACGAGGTTCTGTACCGCGAGCTGCAGGACCGCTACGGCGAGTACTTCACCGGTGCCATGGGCGCGGAGTCGATCAAGAAGCTCATCGAGAACTTCGACATCGAGGCCGAGGCCGAGAACCTGCGCGAGACCATCCGCAGCGGCAAGGGCCAGAAGAAGCTGCGCGCCCTCAAGCGCCTGAAGGTCGTCGCGGCCTTCCAGCAGTCGGGCAACTCCCCGCTCGGCATGGTGCTCGACGCCGTCCCGGTGATCCCGCCGGAGCTGCGTCCGATGGTTCAGCTCGACGGTGGCCGTTTCGCCACCTCCGACCTGAACGACCTGTACCGCCGCGTGATCAACCGCAACAACCGGCTCAAGCGACTGATCGACCTCGGTGCCCCCGAGATCATCGTCAACAACGAGAAGCGCATGCTTCAGGAGTCGGTCGACGCGCTGTTCGACAACGGCCGCCGTGGCCGCCCGGTCACCGGGCCGGGCAACCGTCCGCTCAAGTCGCTGTCCGATCTGCTCAAGGGCAAGCAGGGCCGCTTCCGTCAGAACCTGCTCGGTAAGCGCGTCGACTACTCGGGCCGTTCGGTCATCGTGGTCGGTCCGCAGCTCAAGCTGCATCAGTGCGGTCTGCCCAAGCTGATGGCTCTCGAGCTGTTCAAGCCGTTCGTGATGAAGCGTCTGGTCGACCTGAACCACGCGCAGAACATCAAGAGCGCCAAGCGCATGGTGGAGCGTCAGCGTCCCCAGGTTTGGGACGTCCTTGAGGAAGTAATTGCAGAGCATCCTGTTTTGCTGAACCGTGCACCTACCCTGCACCGCCTGGGTATCCAGGCCTTCGAGCCGCAGCTGGTGGAAGGCAAGGCCATCCAGCTGCACCCGCTGGTGTGTGAGGCGTTCAACGCCGACTTCGACGGTGACCAGATGGCCGTGCACCTGCCGCTGTCGGCAGAGGCCCAGGCCGAGGCTCGCATCCTGATGCTGTCCAGCAACAACATCCTGTCGCCCGCGTCGGGCAAGCCGCTGGCCATGCCGCGTCTGGACATGGTGACCGGTCTGTACTTCCTGACCACCGAGGTCGAGGGTGACACCGGCGAGTACGTCGCGGCCGGCAAGGATTCGCCGGAGCAGGGTGTGTACAGCAGCCCGGCCGAGGCCATCATGGCGCTCGACCGCGGTGCGCTGTCGGTGCGCGCCAAGATCAAGGTGCGGCTGACCGACGCGCGTCCGCCGGCCGACGTCGAGGCCGAACTGTTCGAGAACGGCTGGAAGCCGGGCGACGCCTGGACCGCGGACACCACGCTGGGCCGGGTGCTCTTCAACGAGCTGCTGCCCAAGGGCTATCCGTTCGTCAACGAGCAGATGCACAAGAAGGTCCAGGCCCGGATCATCAACGATCTGGCCGAGCGCTTCCCGATGATCGTGGTGGCGCAGACCGTCGACAAGCTCAAGGACGCCGGCTTCCACTGGGCCACCCGTTCGGGTGTCACGGTCTCGATGGCCGACGTGCTGGTGCCGCCACAGAAGCAGGAGATCCTGGAGCGGCACGAGGCCGAGGCCGAGGCCATCGAGCGCAAGTACCAGCGCGGCGCGCTGAACCACAACGAGCGCAACGAGTCCCTGGTCAAGATCTGGCAGGACGCCACCGAAGAGGTGGGTAAGGCGCTGGAGGAGTACTACCCGGCCGACAACCCGATCATCACGATCGTGAAGTCGGGCGCCACGGGTAACCTCACCCAGACCCGCACCCTGGCCGGCATGAAGGGTCTGGTGACCAACCCGAAGGGTGAGTTCATCCCGCGCCCGATCAAGTCCTCGTTCCGTGAGGGCCTGACGGTGTTGGAGTACTTCATCAACACCCATGGTGCTCGTAAGGGTCTGGCCGACACCGCTCTGCGTACCGCCGACTCGGGTTACCTGACCCGTCGTCTGGTGGACGTGTCGCAGGACGTCATCGTGCGCGAGACCGACTGTGAGACCGAGCGCGGTATCACGGTGCACCTGGCCGAGCGTGCCGCCGACGGTTCGCTGATCCGCGATGCGCACGTCGAGACCTCGGCGTTCGCGCGGACCCTGGCCACCGACGCGGTCGACGCCGACGGCAACGTGGTCGTCGAGCGTGGACACGACCTGGGCGACCCGGCCATCGACGCGCTGTTGGCGGCGGGCATCACGCAGGTGAAGGTCCGCTCGGTGCTGACCTGTGCCTCGGCCGCGGGTGTGTGTGCCAAGTGCTACGGCCGCTCGATGGCCACCGGCAAGCTGGTCGACATCGGCGAGGCCGTCGGCATCGTCGCCGCCCAGTCCATCGGTGAGCCCGGTACCCAGCTGACCATGCGTACCTTCCACCAGGGTGGTGTTACCGGTGGCGCCGACATCGTCGGTGGTCTGCCCCGGGTGCAGGAGCTGTTCGAGGCCCGTATCCCGCGGAACAAGGCGCCCATCGCCGACGTCGCGGGCCGGGTCCGGCTGGAGGAGAGCGACAAGTTCTTCAAGATCACCATCGTTCCTGACGACGGTGGCGAGGAAGTTGTCTACGACAAGCTCTCCAAGCGTCAGCGGCTGCGCGTCCTCACCCACGAGGACGGCTCCGAGGGCGTGCTGTCCGACGGCGATCACGTCGAGGTCGGCGACCAGCTGATGGAAGGCTCCGCCGATCCGCACGAGGTGCTGCGTGTCCAGGGCCCCCGCGAGGTGCAGATCCACCTCGTCAAGGAGGTCCAGGAGGTCTACCGGGCCCAGGGTGTGTCGATCCACGACAAGCACATCGAGGTCATCGTCCGGCAGATGCTGCGTCGCGTCACGATCATCGACTCGGGTGCCACGGAGTTCCTGCCCGGCTCGCTGACCGAGCGTGCCGAGTTCGAGGCCGAGAACCGTCGGGTGGTTGCCGAGGGTGGCGAGCCCGCGGCCGGCCGTCCGGTGTTGATGGGTATCACGAAGGCATCGCTGGCCACGGATTCGTGGCTGTCGGCGGCGTCGTTCCAGGAGACCACTCGCGTGCTGACCGATGCGGCGATCAACTGCCGCAGCGACAAGCTGCAGGGTCTGAAGGAGAACGTGATCATCGGCAAGCTGATCCCGGCCGGTACCGGTATCAACCGCTACCGCAACATCCAGGTGCAGCCGACCGAGGAAGCCCGCGCTGCGGCGTACACGATCCCGTCCTACGAGGATCAGTACTACAGCCCGGACTTCGGCCAGGCCACCGGTGCCGCGGTGCCGCTGGACGATTACGGATACTCGGACTACCGCTAG